In Geoalkalibacter sp., the following proteins share a genomic window:
- a CDS encoding GAF domain-containing protein, with product MPPPSQFTPSAPSEPGMMDIASAELCEKKLEILQEISSAIILSDNISAIANIMLDLAINHTGAEKGSLMLANDQQQLTILTARGLDDFLAKTYRIPLGEGIAGRVAQSRQAVLVTDIDSDPRFAKTRDRYKTRSFISCPIIGKTRLLGVLNINDKKNGEPFTEEEFILIQIIANQAAIALKNAFLVNQLKSKAAELEEVNRKLIETSLAKTEFLTRVSHELRTPLNSTKGAVYYLRHSDKLDSGDFREFMDILTLEIDKMISIVENQLDFLRIEDESRILHRTIINIERALRETLQSRLLRSKLSRKDIHVHLDFSEDLPDVAGDKIMVAQFFINLLEGILPHLAAGSHLSFQGRQNGHISLVMTTGQKLPQETADYFFSSRTMFDPERSEENLKLYLAKKSAEVHNWKFEIANGDAGFSVVIQIPRAARQRVEAAVNTTMDLFLDFISDLLSVNTCSIRLSDELTQDLIIRSARGLDAEVIKQTRIRVGERIAGWVAHEGKPLLVTDIGQDPRFAGSPLAAQYSTPSFLSLPLKIGERTIGVINLNNKKTGEAFTETDLQIASVLSERVAHMIERLNEDGHTEEDLRRIIASFDNLIGAERKAPQKQRRRQDLTRKLLDRIDASEEQRRIGLYLSLVYDLGLMLIDDSVLQKTRKLSSSEVSTLRIHPHATVDLLKDIEYSQEVRAAILHHHEWYDGSGYPEGLQGEQIPFLSRVIAIVDAWCAMTEDRPYREKMTNEEALAELRRKAGSQFDPALVEVFAEVVQGGVINPVG from the coding sequence ATGCCGCCCCCATCGCAGTTCACCCCATCCGCGCCTTCCGAGCCCGGCATGATGGATATCGCCTCCGCCGAACTCTGTGAAAAGAAACTGGAGATCCTCCAGGAGATCTCCAGCGCCATCATTTTGTCCGACAACATCAGCGCCATCGCCAACATCATGCTCGATCTGGCCATCAATCACACGGGCGCCGAAAAAGGCTCGCTGATGCTGGCCAACGACCAGCAGCAACTCACCATCCTGACCGCCCGCGGCCTCGACGACTTTCTGGCCAAGACCTATCGCATCCCCCTCGGCGAGGGCATCGCCGGCCGGGTGGCCCAGTCCCGCCAGGCCGTGCTGGTCACCGATATCGACAGCGACCCGCGTTTCGCCAAGACCCGCGACCGCTACAAGACCCGCTCCTTCATCTCCTGTCCCATCATCGGCAAGACGCGACTGCTCGGGGTGCTCAACATCAACGACAAGAAAAACGGTGAACCCTTCACCGAGGAAGAATTCATCCTCATCCAGATCATCGCCAACCAGGCCGCCATCGCCCTGAAAAACGCCTTTCTCGTCAACCAGCTCAAGAGCAAGGCCGCCGAGCTCGAGGAAGTCAACCGCAAGCTCATCGAAACCTCCCTGGCGAAAACCGAATTTCTCACCCGCGTCAGCCACGAACTGCGCACGCCCCTCAATTCCACCAAGGGCGCGGTCTATTACCTGCGCCATTCGGACAAGCTCGACAGCGGCGACTTTCGCGAGTTCATGGACATTCTCACCCTGGAAATCGACAAGATGATCAGCATCGTCGAAAACCAGCTCGATTTCCTGCGCATCGAGGATGAGTCACGCATCCTGCACCGCACCATCATCAACATCGAGCGCGCCCTGCGCGAGACCCTGCAATCGCGCCTGCTCCGTTCCAAGCTCAGCCGCAAGGACATCCACGTCCACCTCGATTTCAGCGAGGATCTTCCCGATGTCGCCGGCGACAAGATCATGGTCGCCCAGTTCTTCATCAATCTGCTCGAAGGCATCCTGCCGCACCTCGCCGCGGGCAGTCACCTGAGCTTTCAGGGGCGGCAGAACGGTCACATCAGCCTCGTCATGACCACCGGGCAAAAATTGCCCCAGGAAACCGCCGATTACTTTTTCTCGTCGCGCACCATGTTCGATCCGGAGCGCTCGGAGGAAAACCTCAAGCTCTACCTGGCCAAGAAATCCGCCGAGGTCCACAACTGGAAGTTTGAAATCGCCAACGGCGACGCGGGCTTTTCCGTCGTCATCCAGATCCCCCGCGCGGCCCGCCAGCGCGTCGAGGCGGCGGTCAACACCACCATGGATCTGTTCCTCGATTTCATCTCCGATCTGCTCTCCGTCAACACCTGCTCCATCAGGCTCAGCGACGAGCTGACCCAGGATCTCATCATCCGCAGCGCCCGCGGTCTTGACGCCGAGGTCATCAAGCAGACGCGCATCCGCGTCGGCGAGCGTATCGCCGGCTGGGTGGCCCACGAAGGCAAGCCCCTGCTGGTCACCGACATCGGCCAGGATCCGCGTTTCGCCGGCAGCCCCCTCGCCGCCCAGTACAGCACCCCCTCCTTTTTGTCGCTGCCCCTCAAGATCGGTGAGCGCACCATCGGCGTCATCAATCTCAACAACAAGAAAACGGGGGAAGCCTTCACCGAAACCGATTTGCAAATCGCATCGGTACTCAGCGAGCGCGTCGCGCATATGATTGAACGGCTCAACGAGGACGGGCACACCGAGGAGGATCTGCGCCGCATCATCGCCTCTTTCGACAACCTGATCGGCGCCGAACGCAAGGCGCCGCAAAAACAGCGGCGCCGCCAGGATCTGACCCGGAAGCTGCTGGACCGGATCGACGCCTCCGAAGAGCAGCGCCGCATCGGACTGTATCTGTCCCTAGTCTACGATCTCGGCCTCATGCTCATCGACGACAGCGTGCTGCAAAAAACCCGCAAGCTGAGTTCCTCCGAGGTAAGCACCCTGCGCATTCATCCCCACGCCACCGTGGATCTGCTCAAGGACATCGAATATTCCCAGGAGGTGCGCGCCGCCATTCTGCACCATCACGAATGGTACGACGGCAGCGGCTACCCCGAGGGGTTGCAGGGCGAGCAGATCCCCTTCCTGTCCCGCGTGATCGCCATCGTCGACGCCTGGTGCGCCATGACCGAGGATCGCCCCTACCGGGAAAAAATGACCAACGAAGAAGCACTGGCAGAATTACGCAGAAAAGCAGGCAGCCAGTTCGACCCGGCCCTGGTGGAGGTTTTCGCGGAGGTGGTGCAGGGGGGTGTAATCAATCCCGTGGGTTGA
- a CDS encoding S8 family serine peptidase, translating into MDSWKTKIVVALALCFSLLVGGVCSVGAQGADFVPGELLIRHKPGAAAAAKGALQAQGATEIEEIEGIAVKRIRVPAHAQDKVRTALSRNPNFEFVEPNFLAQGELVPNDPSYGSQWYLPRIEAPAGWELSIGSAQVPIAIIDSGVDPSHPDLASKLLPGYSWVSGSTDTSDVLGHGTSVAGAAAAIGNNGRGIAGVSWASPIMPLVVLNSSNSASYSNIASAIVYAVDRGVKVINVSIAGSSSSSTLQYAIDYAWNRGALVFCSAANYNTSTPYYPAALPRAIAVAATDASDNKASYSNFGSWISFTAPGSSIYTTLRGGGYGNKSGTSFSSPIAAGLGALIWSVNPQLSHVEVLDIIQQSADDLGAAGFDNIFGHGRINVRAALSMAQGFSSKSLAALDVAPPSVALTSPAAATVVSGIVTLKAAASDEGGVARVRFLVNGKILGEVTGEPYAFSWDTRKEPAGWHGLRAEAVDAAGNVGQSTEVRVLIEEPVVDTQAPQVSIRAPLNGSRLPNNALVDAQGWDNVGVVRMELYINGSLAATSHSGTLSYRWMTNKMPAGAYTLSVKAFDAAGHVAQDSVTVYR; encoded by the coding sequence ATGGATTCATGGAAAACAAAAATTGTCGTCGCCCTGGCTCTGTGTTTCAGTTTGCTCGTCGGAGGCGTTTGCTCGGTCGGGGCGCAGGGGGCTGATTTTGTTCCCGGCGAGCTGCTGATCCGGCACAAGCCCGGCGCCGCCGCGGCCGCCAAGGGGGCGCTGCAAGCCCAGGGCGCTACGGAGATCGAGGAGATCGAAGGCATTGCCGTCAAGCGCATCCGCGTGCCCGCGCATGCCCAGGACAAAGTCCGTACGGCGCTTTCGCGCAACCCCAATTTTGAATTCGTCGAGCCCAACTTCTTGGCGCAAGGCGAGTTGGTGCCCAACGATCCGTCCTACGGCAGCCAGTGGTATCTGCCGCGCATCGAAGCGCCGGCCGGTTGGGAGCTGAGCATCGGCTCGGCGCAGGTGCCCATCGCCATCATCGACTCGGGCGTTGACCCCAGCCATCCCGATCTGGCGTCCAAGTTGCTGCCGGGCTACTCCTGGGTGTCGGGCAGCACCGACACCAGCGACGTGCTCGGCCACGGCACCTCGGTGGCCGGGGCGGCCGCCGCCATCGGCAACAACGGTCGCGGCATCGCCGGGGTGTCCTGGGCAAGTCCCATCATGCCGCTGGTGGTGCTCAACAGCAGCAACTCGGCGAGCTATTCCAACATCGCCTCGGCGATCGTCTACGCGGTGGATCGCGGCGTGAAGGTGATCAACGTGAGCATCGCCGGGTCAAGCTCGTCCTCGACCCTGCAATACGCCATTGATTATGCCTGGAATCGCGGCGCGCTGGTGTTCTGCTCGGCGGCCAACTACAACACCAGCACGCCCTATTATCCGGCGGCGCTGCCCCGGGCGATTGCCGTAGCGGCCACCGACGCGAGCGACAATAAAGCCTCCTATTCCAATTTCGGCAGTTGGATCAGCTTTACCGCGCCGGGCAGCTCGATCTACACGACGCTGCGCGGCGGCGGCTACGGCAACAAGAGCGGCACGTCCTTTTCCTCGCCCATCGCGGCGGGTCTGGGGGCGCTGATCTGGTCGGTCAATCCGCAGTTGAGCCATGTGGAGGTGCTCGACATCATCCAGCAAAGCGCTGACGATCTGGGCGCGGCGGGTTTCGACAATATCTTCGGTCATGGCCGCATCAACGTGCGCGCGGCGCTGAGCATGGCGCAAGGATTTTCCAGCAAGAGCCTCGCGGCGCTGGACGTTGCGCCGCCTTCCGTCGCCCTGACTTCGCCCGCCGCGGCGACGGTGGTCTCCGGAATCGTGACCCTCAAGGCGGCGGCCAGCGATGAGGGTGGCGTCGCACGGGTGCGGTTCCTGGTGAACGGAAAAATCCTGGGCGAAGTGACCGGAGAACCCTATGCGTTCTCCTGGGACACGCGCAAGGAACCTGCGGGCTGGCATGGATTAAGGGCCGAGGCCGTGGATGCGGCGGGCAATGTCGGGCAATCCACAGAGGTTCGGGTGCTCATCGAGGAGCCGGTGGTCGACACCCAGGCGCCCCAGGTGAGCATCCGCGCGCCCCTCAACGGCTCCAGGCTGCCGAACAATGCGCTGGTTGACGCTCAAGGTTGGGACAATGTCGGCGTGGTGCGCATGGAGCTCTACATTAACGGCTCTCTTGCCGCGACAAGCCATTCCGGCACGCTGTCCTATCGCTGGATGACCAACAAAATGCCTGCCGGGGCCTATACCTTGTCGGTGAAGGCCTTCGACGCGGCAGGTCATGTGGCGCAAGATAGTGTGACCGTTTACCGATAA
- a CDS encoding S8 family serine peptidase yields the protein MKRHSWKTKIVVALALCCGVLAGGVTSVGAQGADFVPGELLIRHKPGAAAAAKGALQAQGAVEIEEIAGIAVKRIRVPEHAQEKVRAALARNPNFEFVEPNFLAQGELVPNDPSYGSQWHLPRIEAPAGWELSIGSTQVPIAIIDSGVDPTHPDLAAKLLPGYSWVSGSTDTSDVLGHGTSVAGAAAAIGNNGRGIAGVSWGSPIMPLVVLNSSNSASYSNIASAIVYAVDRGVKVINVSIAGSSSSSTLQYAIDYAWNRGALVFCSAANYNTSTPYYPAALPRAIAVAATDASDNKASYSNFGSWISFTAPGSSIYTTLRGGGYGNKSGTSFSSPIAAGLGALIWSVNPQLSHVEVLDIIQQSADDLGAAGFDNIFGHGRINVRAALSMAQDAMKVVTPPVDQVPPVVALTAPAEATVVSGTVTLKAAASDDSGVERVRFLVNGALHGEVTKEPYALPWDTTKELSGWHWLQAEAVDAAGNVGQSEEVLVLIEEPVVDAQAPQVSIRAPLNGSKLANNALVDAQAWDNVGVVRMELYIDGALAAVSNSDTLSYRWLTNKLRTGAYRLTVKAFDAAGHVAQDSVTVYK from the coding sequence GTGAAAAGACATTCATGGAAAACAAAAATTGTCGTCGCCCTGGCCCTGTGTTGCGGCGTGCTCGCCGGGGGTGTCACCTCGGTCGGGGCGCAGGGGGCTGATTTCGTTCCCGGTGAACTGCTGATCCGGCACAAGCCCGGCGCCGCCGCGGCCGCCAAGGGGGCGCTGCAAGCCCAGGGCGCCGTGGAGATCGAGGAGATCGCGGGCATTGCCGTCAAGCGCATCCGCGTGCCCGAACACGCCCAGGAGAAGGTGCGGGCGGCCCTTGCGCGCAACCCTAATTTTGAATTCGTCGAGCCCAACTTCTTGGCGCAAGGCGAGTTGGTGCCCAACGATCCGTCCTACGGCAGCCAGTGGCATCTGCCGCGCATCGAGGCGCCGGCCGGCTGGGAGCTGAGCATCGGCTCGACGCAGGTGCCCATCGCCATCATCGACTCGGGCGTTGACCCCACCCATCCCGATCTGGCGGCCAAGCTGCTGCCGGGCTACTCCTGGGTGTCGGGCAGCACCGACACCAGCGACGTGCTGGGGCATGGCACCTCGGTGGCCGGGGCGGCCGCCGCCATCGGCAACAACGGTCGCGGCATCGCCGGGGTGTCCTGGGGCAGTCCCATCATGCCGCTGGTGGTGCTCAACAGCAGCAACTCGGCGAGCTATTCCAACATCGCCTCGGCGATTGTCTACGCGGTGGATCGCGGCGTGAAGGTGATCAACGTGAGCATCGCCGGCTCAAGCTCGTCCTCGACCCTGCAATACGCCATCGATTACGCCTGGAATCGCGGCGCGCTGGTGTTCTGCTCTGCGGCCAACTACAACACCAGCACGCCCTATTATCCGGCGGCGCTGCCCCGGGCGATCGCCGTGGCGGCCACCGACGCGAGCGACAATAAAGCCTCCTATTCCAATTTCGGCAGTTGGATCAGCTTTACCGCGCCGGGCAGCTCGATCTACACGACGCTGCGCGGCGGCGGCTACGGCAACAAGAGCGGCACCTCGTTTTCCTCGCCCATCGCGGCGGGTCTGGGGGCGCTGATCTGGTCGGTCAATCCGCAGTTGAGCCATGTGGAAGTGCTCGACATCATCCAGCAAAGCGCCGACGATCTGGGCGCGGCGGGTTTCGACAACATCTTCGGTCATGGCCGCATCAACGTGCGGGCGGCCCTGAGCATGGCGCAGGATGCGATGAAAGTCGTTACGCCTCCCGTCGACCAGGTTCCCCCCGTGGTGGCCCTGACAGCTCCGGCAGAGGCGACGGTGGTCTCCGGTACCGTGACCCTCAAGGCGGCGGCCAGCGATGACAGCGGCGTCGAGCGCGTGCGTTTCCTGGTGAACGGTGCTCTGCACGGCGAGGTGACCAAGGAGCCCTATGCCTTGCCCTGGGATACGACGAAGGAGCTTTCGGGCTGGCACTGGCTGCAAGCCGAGGCCGTGGATGCGGCGGGCAATGTCGGGCAATCCGAGGAGGTTCTGGTGCTCATCGAGGAGCCGGTGGTCGACGCCCAGGCGCCCCAGGTGAGCATCCGCGCGCCGCTCAACGGCTCCAAACTGGCGAACAATGCGCTGGTCGACGCTCAAGCCTGGGACAATGTCGGCGTGGTGCGCATGGAACTTTACATCGACGGGGCTCTGGCCGCTGTAAGCAATTCCGACACGCTGTCCTATCGCTGGCTGACCAACAAACTGCGCACCGGGGCCTACCGTCTGACGGTGAAGGCCTTCGACGCCGCCGGCCATGTGGCGCAAGATAGCGTAACTGTTTACAAATAA
- a CDS encoding PEP-CTERM sorting domain-containing protein produces MKKTKTALMVLTAFLLAFVATPSFATILTMNLNYEFSGGADPTGPPPWLTATFDDQNTPGSVNLSLSSSGLSAAEFVDQWVFNFNPMKNLAALIISADSGNSVAATINTNPGANDFKADGAGFFDILFDFPQAPPGDRFLSGITLNFTITGLADLVVSDFNYLSTPSAKGVFHSAAHIQGIGPNAGLSGWIGDKNGNGNGGGQDVIPEPSTILLLGAGLVGLGFWHRRRKA; encoded by the coding sequence ATGAAAAAGACAAAAACCGCTCTTATGGTATTGACGGCCTTTTTGCTGGCTTTCGTCGCCACACCAAGCTTCGCGACGATCCTTACCATGAATTTGAATTATGAATTCAGCGGCGGAGCCGATCCAACAGGCCCGCCCCCCTGGCTGACGGCGACCTTTGACGACCAGAATACCCCCGGCAGTGTAAATTTGAGCCTAAGCTCCTCCGGTCTATCGGCTGCTGAATTTGTCGATCAGTGGGTTTTCAACTTCAACCCCATGAAAAACCTTGCTGCCTTGATCATAAGCGCCGACTCTGGCAACAGCGTCGCGGCAACAATTAACACCAACCCTGGCGCTAACGATTTTAAAGCGGATGGGGCCGGATTTTTCGACATTCTGTTCGATTTCCCTCAAGCCCCTCCAGGTGACAGATTCCTTTCCGGGATTACCCTTAACTTTACGATTACCGGCTTGGCGGATCTGGTTGTATCCGATTTCAATTATCTCAGTACGCCTTCAGCCAAGGGCGTCTTTCATTCCGCCGCACACATTCAAGGGATCGGCCCGAATGCTGGCTTAAGCGGCTGGATCGGCGACAAAAATGGCAACGGCAATGGTGGTGGCCAGGATGTGATCCCCGAGCCCAGCACCATTCTGCTTCTCGGCGCCGGCCTGGTTGGCCTGGGCTTCTGGCACCGCAGAAGAAAAGCCTGA
- a CDS encoding PEP-CTERM sorting domain-containing protein produces MVKVSTENLRRAKFFSAETRSADKNETDPAPKHVHLADQAVEKLYIAMIVKTFFQRFQHLENWPLYCIENIARQIRQMSNQSVAFTIKRKRMKKLLISLMAVLLTATQGWALAFTFSDKDFLGGASWGTLTLSATASDTLQATYSASGAAIIPAGSQVTGFGFNFSSGSLVAVTNPLANDFVGDRDDLNWIKLNNLSSIPQPTNGDEFNPPVTKGMYAFGATEGNANNYSPPGIKPGEFDVFFLHFGNLGTGFSLLTADLSQFVTLTGIRLQSLPNNINGGSLFLAGRASNGDGGGQDVIPEPSTLILLGAGLAGLGFWRRKKNA; encoded by the coding sequence GTGGTCAAGGTTAGCACAGAGAATTTGCGGCGGGCAAAGTTTTTCTCGGCGGAAACGAGATCGGCCGACAAAAACGAAACAGATCCGGCGCCAAAGCACGTGCATCTCGCCGACCAGGCTGTCGAAAAACTTTACATCGCCATGATTGTCAAAACGTTTTTCCAGCGATTTCAGCACCTTGAAAATTGGCCACTTTATTGCATAGAGAACATCGCTCGACAGATCAGGCAAATGTCGAACCAATCCGTTGCATTCACCATCAAAAGGAAGCGTATGAAAAAACTTCTGATTTCTCTCATGGCTGTTCTGTTGACGGCAACTCAAGGCTGGGCACTTGCTTTTACCTTCAGCGACAAGGACTTCCTGGGGGGCGCATCCTGGGGAACCCTGACGCTATCCGCGACGGCTTCGGACACCTTGCAGGCAACCTATTCGGCGTCGGGTGCCGCGATAATCCCCGCCGGCTCCCAGGTCACCGGTTTTGGCTTCAATTTTTCCTCGGGCAGCCTCGTCGCGGTAACCAACCCCCTCGCCAACGATTTTGTCGGCGACCGGGACGATCTCAACTGGATCAAACTGAACAATCTCAGTTCAATCCCTCAACCGACCAATGGCGATGAATTCAACCCGCCGGTGACCAAAGGCATGTATGCCTTCGGCGCCACCGAGGGAAATGCCAACAACTACAGCCCACCGGGCATCAAACCCGGTGAGTTTGACGTATTTTTCCTTCACTTCGGCAACCTTGGGACGGGGTTCAGCCTCCTTACCGCCGATTTGTCCCAATTCGTGACCCTCACGGGCATTCGCCTGCAGAGCCTGCCCAACAACATCAACGGCGGCAGCCTGTTCCTTGCGGGCCGCGCGTCCAATGGCGACGGCGGCGGCCAGGATGTGATCCCCGAACCCAGCACCCTCATCCTGCTCGGCGCGGGGCTGGCCGGTTTGGGGTTCTGGCGGCGCAAGAAAAACGCCTGA
- a CDS encoding TlyA family RNA methyltransferase, which produces MDKQRLDKLLVERGLVASRPRAQALVLAGQVLVDGKPVDKAGTLVKADAELRLRGEDMPYVSRGGVKLAGGLDAFALDVRERIAIDVGASTGGFTDCLLQRGAARVYAVDVGYGQLAWSLRQDARVINLERTNIRDLTPEKLPEKASLAVIDASFISLEKVLSPTLALLGAEADVVALIKPQFEVGRGQVGKGGVVRDNALHEAVVERIAAYAESLGCRVLGVAESPLLGPKGNREFLIHLRKQAGAAVEQRG; this is translated from the coding sequence ATGGACAAACAGCGTCTGGACAAACTGCTCGTGGAACGCGGCCTGGTGGCTTCGCGCCCGCGCGCGCAGGCTCTGGTGCTGGCGGGACAGGTCTTGGTGGACGGCAAGCCGGTGGACAAGGCCGGCACCCTGGTCAAGGCCGATGCCGAGCTGCGGCTGCGCGGCGAGGATATGCCCTATGTTTCGCGCGGCGGCGTCAAGCTGGCCGGCGGATTGGATGCCTTTGCTCTCGATGTGCGCGAACGGATCGCCATCGACGTCGGCGCCTCGACGGGCGGTTTCACCGATTGCCTGCTGCAGCGCGGCGCGGCGCGGGTCTATGCCGTGGATGTGGGCTACGGCCAACTGGCCTGGAGCCTGCGGCAGGATGCGCGGGTGATCAATCTGGAGCGGACCAACATCCGCGATCTTACCCCGGAAAAGCTGCCGGAAAAAGCCTCGCTGGCGGTGATCGACGCCTCGTTTATTTCCCTGGAAAAGGTGCTGTCGCCGACCCTGGCGCTGCTCGGCGCCGAGGCGGATGTGGTGGCGTTGATCAAGCCGCAGTTCGAGGTCGGTCGGGGCCAGGTGGGCAAGGGGGGCGTGGTGCGCGACAACGCCCTGCACGAGGCGGTGGTGGAGCGAATCGCCGCCTACGCCGAATCCCTCGGCTGCCGGGTGCTGGGCGTGGCGGAAAGTCCGTTGCTCGGCCCCAAGGGCAACCGGGAATTTCTCATCCATCTGCGCAAGCAAGCCGGGGCTGCTGTCGAGCAGCGAGGCTGA
- a CDS encoding SAM-dependent methyltransferase — MSMNKVYFIGAGPGDPEFLTLKGARVLAECRVVFAPTPYEQTFAAHLAGKTVLVPFDYYFAELLERIDEFLKDGSVAFLVPGDLTFYSPFQGLIDALGERAEVIPGVGTANAASARLKRTLDLPGVCKSAVILSPRTLGDRPEDPKLIDFARPGSTLLIYMNNIPLPDLVAELRRGYGVNVPIAIIHRLCLPGEEIVLGTLDDIVAQVGERDFFNLQAKTKRPALTLVLVGETLAAREDGTWWDYRRDNIWRYRDGE, encoded by the coding sequence ATGAGCATGAATAAGGTCTATTTCATCGGCGCCGGGCCCGGGGATCCCGAATTCCTCACCCTTAAAGGGGCGCGGGTTCTTGCGGAGTGTCGGGTGGTGTTCGCGCCGACGCCCTACGAGCAGACCTTTGCCGCGCATCTGGCCGGCAAGACGGTGCTGGTGCCCTTCGATTATTATTTCGCCGAGTTGCTGGAGCGCATCGATGAATTTCTGAAAGACGGCTCGGTGGCCTTTCTGGTGCCTGGCGACCTGACCTTCTATTCGCCGTTTCAGGGGTTGATCGACGCCCTGGGCGAGCGGGCCGAGGTCATTCCCGGCGTCGGCACCGCCAATGCGGCCTCCGCGCGGCTCAAACGCACCCTCGATCTGCCCGGCGTGTGCAAAAGCGCCGTGATTCTCTCGCCGCGCACCCTTGGCGATCGCCCCGAGGATCCCAAATTGATCGATTTTGCCCGGCCGGGCTCCACACTGCTCATCTACATGAACAACATCCCGCTGCCGGACCTGGTGGCGGAGTTGCGTCGCGGTTACGGCGTCAACGTGCCTATCGCCATCATTCATCGGCTGTGCCTGCCGGGGGAGGAGATCGTGCTGGGCACCCTGGATGACATCGTCGCTCAGGTCGGCGAGCGGGATTTCTTCAATCTTCAGGCAAAAACCAAGCGCCCCGCCCTGACCCTGGTACTGGTTGGCGAAACCCTGGCGGCCAGGGAAGACGGCACCTGGTGGGATTACCGGCGCGACAACATCTGGCGCTATCGCGACGGCGAGTAA
- a CDS encoding peptidase U32 family protein, which produces MRIISPVDNLTEAQGLLDAGADELYGGYVPAAWEQEFGLLASINQRTFSEAQIGSFDELAAIVALAHDHGRSFSLTLNAPFYAEAMLPRLLAYVDEAVDLGIDGVILADLGLVRLLARRHPRLPLHASTLAHLGNSEAVRFFHGQGISRAVLPRHLCVADMAAIVARVPQVRFDAFLLVGKCPNTEGLCTFHHSSPDRIWPCEIPYEIKALEASASPRLLAAMARQGSWATTNRRHGCGLCAIPHLAAAGIDGLKLVGRGAPAAQKIKNILLTRDFLHLAENMKDFSEYRRQARRAHRLRFGSPCSPNVCYYPEFYEAE; this is translated from the coding sequence ATGAGAATCATCTCGCCGGTGGACAACCTCACCGAGGCGCAAGGCCTGCTTGACGCGGGCGCTGATGAGCTCTACGGCGGCTATGTGCCCGCCGCCTGGGAGCAGGAATTCGGCTTGCTGGCCTCCATCAATCAGCGCACCTTCAGCGAGGCGCAGATCGGTAGCTTCGACGAACTGGCGGCCATTGTCGCGCTGGCCCATGATCACGGACGAAGCTTTTCCCTGACCCTCAACGCGCCCTTTTACGCCGAGGCCATGCTGCCGCGGCTGCTCGCCTATGTGGACGAGGCGGTGGACCTGGGCATCGACGGGGTGATTCTTGCCGATCTCGGCCTGGTGCGCCTGCTGGCGCGCCGCCATCCGCGCCTGCCGCTGCACGCCAGCACCCTGGCGCATCTGGGCAATTCCGAGGCGGTGCGGTTTTTTCACGGGCAAGGCATCAGCCGCGCGGTGCTGCCGCGCCATCTGTGCGTCGCCGACATGGCGGCGATCGTGGCGCGGGTGCCGCAGGTGCGCTTCGATGCCTTCCTGCTGGTCGGCAAGTGTCCCAACACCGAAGGACTGTGTACCTTTCATCATTCCAGCCCGGATCGCATCTGGCCCTGCGAAATTCCCTATGAGATCAAAGCCCTGGAGGCGTCTGCGTCGCCGCGCCTGCTGGCGGCCATGGCGCGGCAGGGCAGTTGGGCCACGACCAATCGCCGGCACGGCTGCGGGCTGTGCGCCATTCCCCACCTGGCCGCCGCCGGCATCGATGGGCTCAAGCTGGTGGGGCGCGGCGCGCCGGCCGCGCAGAAGATCAAAAACATCCTGCTGACGCGCGATTTTTTACATCTTGCCGAAAACATGAAGGATTTCAGCGAGTATCGCCGTCAGGCGCGGCGTGCGCACCGGCTGCGTTTTGGTTCGCCCTGTTCGCCCAATGTCTGCTATTATCCGGAATTCTACGAAGCCGAGTGA